The following proteins are co-located in the Pseudomonas antarctica genome:
- a CDS encoding ABC transporter substrate-binding protein: MPSYAADTVTIATVNNSDMIRMQRLSKVFEEQHPDIKLNWVVLEENVLRQRLTTDIATQGGQFDVLTIGTYETPLWGAKHWLEPLTQLPADYDADDIFPSVRQGLSVNNTLYALPFYGESTVTYYRTDLFKQAGLSMPAHPTWTQLGEFAAKLTAKDKGQYGMCLRGKAGWGENIALLSTMANAFGARWFDEQWTPELTSPEWTAAANYYVNTLKNYGPPGVSSNGFNETLALFNSGKCAIWVDASVAGSFTTDKSQSKVADDVGFAAAPTEVTDKGSSWLYAWSLAIPATSKHKDAAKAFISWATSKDYIQLVADKEGITNVPPGTRQSTYSEAYLKAAPFAQVTLEMMKHADPAHPSAKPVPYVGIQYVTIPEFQAIGTSVGKLFSAALTGGMTVDQALLEAQSTTEREMKRAGYPK, encoded by the coding sequence ATGCCCAGCTACGCCGCCGACACCGTCACGATCGCCACGGTCAACAACAGCGACATGATCCGCATGCAGCGCCTGTCCAAGGTGTTCGAGGAGCAGCACCCGGACATTAAGCTCAATTGGGTGGTGCTGGAAGAAAACGTATTGCGCCAGCGCCTCACTACCGATATCGCCACCCAGGGCGGGCAATTCGATGTGCTGACAATCGGCACCTACGAAACGCCGCTGTGGGGCGCCAAACACTGGCTGGAACCGCTGACCCAATTGCCGGCTGACTATGACGCTGACGATATCTTCCCTTCGGTGCGCCAGGGCCTGTCGGTCAACAACACCCTGTATGCCCTGCCGTTCTACGGCGAAAGCACGGTCACTTACTACCGCACCGATCTGTTCAAGCAAGCCGGCCTGAGTATGCCCGCGCACCCGACCTGGACCCAGCTCGGTGAGTTCGCTGCCAAGCTCACCGCAAAAGATAAAGGCCAATACGGCATGTGCTTGCGCGGCAAGGCCGGCTGGGGTGAGAACATCGCACTGCTCAGCACCATGGCCAACGCCTTTGGCGCGCGCTGGTTCGACGAACAGTGGACGCCCGAATTGACCAGCCCTGAGTGGACGGCAGCCGCCAACTATTACGTCAACACCCTGAAAAACTATGGCCCGCCGGGCGTCTCCAGCAACGGTTTCAACGAAACCCTGGCGCTGTTCAACAGCGGCAAATGCGCGATCTGGGTGGATGCCAGCGTCGCCGGCTCTTTCACCACCGACAAGAGCCAGAGCAAGGTAGCTGATGACGTAGGCTTTGCCGCGGCCCCAACCGAAGTCACTGACAAGGGCTCCTCCTGGCTTTATGCCTGGTCCCTGGCAATCCCGGCCACGTCCAAGCATAAGGACGCCGCCAAAGCCTTTATCAGCTGGGCAACCTCCAAGGACTACATCCAATTGGTCGCCGATAAAGAGGGCATCACCAACGTACCGCCGGGCACCCGCCAGTCCACTTATAGCGAGGCGTATTTGAAGGCCGCACCGTTTGCCCAGGTGACGCTGGAAATGATGAAACACGCAGACCCCGCGCACCCTTCGGCCAAACCGGTGCCCTACGTGGGCATTCAGTACGTGACCATCCCTGAATTCCAGGCCATCGGCACCTCCGTCGGCAAGCTGTTCTCGGCGGCGCTCACCGGCGGCATGACGGTTGACCAGGCGCTGCTCGAAGCCCAGTCCACCACCGAGCGCGAAATGAAACGCGCCGGCTATCCCAAATAA
- a CDS encoding AraC family transcriptional regulator yields MPVSRAELFEHRPAELEVILPEPDHCFRWFEHDYPYDLARWNHHPEFEIHLIRQGSGKLVAGDYIGAFGAGHVALIGPDLPHDWIGDLAPGEYLTGRDVVLQFDGAALLALRKTLPELGDLQPLFEQARRGLQFSGDTAVQAARLMESIGNAHGLQRLILFLQLLDTLKNAPPPHVQALASPCYAPTLDARSAERINKAFDYLMRELTGDLRLSVIARQLEMSEPGFSRFFKRNTGHGFIELMRKFRVQRACRLLLQSEMSVADICFEVGYANLSNFNRHFRIEMNQTPSEYRRETAMHLFNRIADQPLPYTIGH; encoded by the coding sequence ATGCCCGTCAGTCGCGCCGAGCTGTTCGAGCACCGCCCCGCCGAACTGGAAGTCATCCTGCCCGAGCCGGACCACTGTTTCCGCTGGTTCGAACATGACTACCCGTATGACCTGGCACGCTGGAACCACCACCCCGAGTTCGAAATCCACCTGATCCGCCAAGGCAGCGGCAAGTTGGTGGCGGGCGACTATATCGGCGCGTTCGGTGCCGGGCATGTCGCGCTGATCGGCCCGGACCTGCCCCACGACTGGATCGGTGACCTGGCCCCCGGCGAATACCTGACCGGCCGCGACGTGGTGCTGCAGTTCGACGGCGCCGCCCTCCTCGCCCTGCGCAAGACCCTGCCGGAACTCGGCGATCTGCAGCCGCTGTTCGAACAAGCCCGGCGCGGCCTGCAATTCAGCGGTGACACCGCCGTGCAGGCGGCACGCCTGATGGAAAGCATCGGCAACGCCCATGGCCTGCAACGCTTGATCCTGTTCCTGCAACTGCTCGATACCCTCAAAAACGCTCCGCCACCGCACGTGCAGGCGCTGGCCAGCCCCTGCTATGCCCCCACCCTGGACGCACGCAGCGCCGAGCGCATCAATAAGGCTTTCGATTACCTGATGCGCGAGCTGACCGGCGACTTGCGCCTGTCGGTCATCGCGCGCCAACTGGAGATGAGCGAACCGGGCTTCTCGCGCTTTTTCAAACGCAACACCGGCCACGGTTTTATCGAGCTGATGCGCAAGTTCCGCGTGCAGCGCGCCTGCCGGCTGTTGCTGCAAAGCGAGATGTCAGTGGCGGATATTTGTTTCGAAGTGGGCTACGCCAACCTGTCCAACTTCAACCGGCACTTTCGGATCGAAATGAACCAGACCCCGAGTGAGTATCGGCGGGAAACCGCGATGCATCTGTTCAACCGCATCGCCGATCAGCCGTTGCCCTACACCATCGGCCATTGA